The following proteins are co-located in the Silene latifolia isolate original U9 population chromosome 1, ASM4854445v1, whole genome shotgun sequence genome:
- the LOC141605767 gene encoding uncharacterized protein LOC141605767: MESAALLRSSICSSGGNPHAWLSRNNHGLAMCSPSLIVGKATTSVRKRGLVVACANTPEATISSNSDSSLDNGLKSSPQKRASRATFPSAFEALLLEVCDETSVAELQLKIGDFEMHLKRNIGATNALIPMAPPVPSEPMELSAPVAA, translated from the exons ATGGAGTCTGCTGCTCTTCTCAGATCCTCCATTT GTTCTTCTGGCGGTAATCCCCATGCATGGTTATCACGTAACAACCACGGCCTGGCTATGTGCTCTCCATCTTTAATTGTCGGAAAGGCCACTACTTCAGTCAGGAAAAGAGGACTTGTAGTGGCATGTGCAAACACACCTGAAGCGACTATATCATCAAACTCCGATT CCTCACTAGATAATGGATTGAAAAGCTCCCCACAGAAACGTGCATCACGTGCTACCTTCCCTAGTGCATTCGAG GCACTGCTATTGGAAGTCTGTGATGAGACTAGTGTTGCGGAATTACAGCTGAAG ATCGGCGATTTCGAAATGCATTTAAAGAGAAACATTGGAGCCACTAATGCTCTTATCCCAATGGCCCCACCTGTTCCAAGTGAACCCATGGAGTTATCAGCTCCTGTTGCAGCATAA
- the LOC141605756 gene encoding uncharacterized protein LOC141605756 has protein sequence MHLKRNIGATNALIPMAPPVPSEPMELSAPVAAASSTPKSSSEKNNPFSREASVVSSRIASLEASGVGAFKVVTSPTVGSFQRGRTIKGKKQPPVCKKGDVIKEGQVIGYIDRFGSLLPVKSDVDGEVLKMLFEEGEAVGYGDPLVAVLPSFHGLN, from the exons ATGCATTTAAAGAGAAACATTGGAGCCACTAATGCTCTTATCCCAATGGCCCCACCTGTTCCAAGTGAACCCATGGAGTTATCAGCTCCTGTTGCAGCCGCATCATCAACCCCAAAATCCTCTTCTGAAAAAAACAATCCCTTCTCAAGGGAAGCATCAGTTGTATCATCAAGAATTGCTTCTTTGGAAGCTTCTGGAGTCGGTGCATTTAAAGTAGTAACATCACCCACG GTGGGCTCATTCCAAAGAGGAAGAACAATTAAGGGGAAAAAACAACCACCTGTTTGCAAGAAG GGCGATGTTATCAAAGAGGGACAAGTAATTGGCTACATTGACCGGTTTGGCAGTCTGCTTCCCGTTAAG TCAGACGTAGATGGCGAGGTCTTGAAAATGCTTTTCGAAGAAGGAG AAGCTGTCGGCTATGGTGATCCTCTTGTTGCTGTACTGCCTTCATTTCATGGCCTCAATTGA